In a genomic window of Coprococcus eutactus:
- a CDS encoding DUF975 family protein, protein MIWNRKQLRKGAWNTVFKRGLMAWMAMVAVCFIFSYLGVDDSSQTKFVKGIDQVLGQETEHEADNVTILKEYVKNMPMIEHMSEKQAETVARVIDSVTVKQTWIIKLLGANTAYVKRNPGEVIVMLLISALIMAVVHFFIQSAAIVGKCRYAMECRYSDKVSVNRMFAPFHRHYVLRLMWVMFCYNVAMTLWWLTIVGGVYKYYQYRMVPYLLAENPMLKWRDAKNMSREMTRGYKWKMFLTDLSCIHVWLIKAIPVAGLLVAVPFQMELDVEMYFWFRQNIGVENFVEAAFNAAPYNKKAIEAAYQSAGDAGVAEVWTKPAYILQDVAVEVPEGMKVKSEYSLRDFIFFFFVFCFIGWLWEVVLYIVMDHILVNRGTMYGPWLPVYGVGGVAIIFLLDRFKADKVKLFAMAMVVCGIIEFIASWVLDFFFNSQYWDYKNEFLNVNGRICLVGLLAFGMGSLFGVYIAAPKLSEFLNSKSKKVQNIICITLSALFIIDLICCAIFGFNKGEGVGGTL, encoded by the coding sequence ATGATTTGGAACAGGAAACAGCTTAGAAAGGGAGCGTGGAACACGGTATTTAAACGTGGACTTATGGCTTGGATGGCTATGGTCGCTGTGTGTTTTATTTTCTCTTATCTTGGGGTAGATGATTCTTCCCAGACAAAATTCGTGAAGGGAATAGATCAGGTGCTTGGACAGGAGACCGAGCATGAGGCTGACAATGTGACCATACTCAAGGAGTATGTAAAGAATATGCCGATGATTGAGCATATGTCGGAGAAACAAGCTGAGACAGTAGCCAGGGTGATAGACTCGGTGACGGTGAAACAGACTTGGATCATCAAGCTTTTAGGCGCCAACACGGCATATGTGAAGAGAAATCCCGGCGAGGTCATAGTGATGCTCCTGATATCTGCTCTTATCATGGCTGTTGTCCATTTCTTTATACAGAGTGCGGCGATAGTGGGCAAATGCCGTTATGCCATGGAGTGCAGATACAGTGACAAGGTGTCCGTCAACCGAATGTTTGCGCCTTTCCATAGGCACTATGTGCTAAGACTTATGTGGGTCATGTTCTGTTACAATGTTGCTATGACGCTCTGGTGGCTCACGATAGTCGGTGGTGTGTACAAGTATTACCAGTATAGGATGGTTCCATATCTCCTGGCCGAAAATCCAATGCTCAAGTGGAGAGATGCGAAGAACATGTCAAGGGAGATGACCAGAGGCTATAAGTGGAAAATGTTCCTGACGGATCTGTCATGCATCCATGTGTGGTTGATCAAGGCTATACCGGTTGCAGGCCTTCTGGTAGCAGTGCCATTCCAGATGGAGCTTGATGTGGAGATGTACTTCTGGTTCAGACAGAATATAGGTGTGGAAAATTTTGTTGAGGCAGCATTCAATGCTGCACCGTATAACAAAAAGGCTATCGAGGCTGCTTATCAGTCGGCAGGAGACGCGGGAGTTGCTGAGGTATGGACTAAACCGGCCTATATTCTCCAGGATGTCGCGGTCGAGGTTCCTGAGGGAATGAAGGTGAAGAGTGAATATAGTCTCAGGGACTTCATTTTCTTCTTCTTTGTGTTCTGTTTTATAGGATGGCTTTGGGAGGTCGTACTCTATATAGTTATGGATCACATACTTGTAAACCGCGGAACAATGTATGGACCGTGGCTGCCTGTGTACGGAGTCGGCGGCGTTGCTATCATATTCTTGCTTGACCGTTTCAAGGCAGATAAGGTGAAGCTGTTCGCTATGGCGATGGTGGTATGTGGAATCATAGAATTCATAGCAAGCTGGGTACTGGATTTCTTCTTTAACTCACAGTATTGGGACTACAAGAACGAGTTCCTTAATGTAAATGGAAGAATATGTCTGGTGGGGCTTCTTGCGTTTGGCATGGGAAGTCTGTTTGGAGTGTATATAGCGGCACCGAAGCTCAGTGAATTTCTGAATTCCAAGAGCAAAAAAGTGCAGAACATCATATGTATAACATTGTCGGCATTGTTTATCATAGATCTGATATGCTGTGCCATCTTCGGATTTAACAAGGGCGAAGGAGTTGGCGGCACCTTATAA
- a CDS encoding coiled-coil domain-containing protein, whose amino-acid sequence MRNTEDGCISCLEVKKRMPSINRIRVNNVKYNFGTQQYDDFTMRMYGKNTLYDLANGGGKSILMLLLLQNLIPNCTLDEKQPVEKLFRAGGGNTVIHSLIEWKLDEADIKEGYRYMTTGFCARKAKDTADAGEVQKDTASIEYFNYCIFYREYNKNDIVNLPLSEGNERITFNGLKTYLKDLGHRDMSLEVRVFDKKGEYQRFISGYGLHESHWEIIRGINKTEGHVRTYFETNYRTTRKVVEDLLIEEIIEKAFATKTGRNGEEDTMAETLLDIKDKLNVLAQRKRDIANYDHQIELINVLEGKVNSCIGLYEDNDRICKGLADVYATGRACTQEGDTHMEELAKAKADAGEQMEQQNKRLANLRVTRDYLRLEDMNRKMDDTATQIEDNEKKLAELKNQIGYKESVNDYLVYRENKRQYDENRLIVDNIRNNIGSSSEKMAVYAYNRRIRDEKKLAELMAAREEAQTSYDHALEEAEYCRKVMREGEIAQAVAENNIADATAKIDEISARISELAASVNLLVVGDVKDMMNKAQEESDRILAEMTELEIAIADGRTKLYDDRYRLTTVQAEYDALERSCEDARLDAEAYRQSGSQLDSIMAVYSVENLQDITGVINDRIRGTITETIKRQQEIDRLTKLAKCYEDGRPFPPSEGAETVINYISTRHGLMAMHGADYLSALPGDTKEELLQANPYLPYSVVTKGFDSLEDDINLGSIDTGSECVMVYDMDKLSDSAIVPAENMLIIGRDRKYFMSKDSIEDARKANADKIAGLTEEISLINEKLATYQEDLAFVTRLVDARYTGAEDRERELNQALLDKKDELEELKTSIKVTETELKNNTERYGDLQQSQQKESDRRQTFVMIEQLSDLARPEEQRLAEYKQRKSDLVAKLLGLQSDVLKWSTTVGETEAKLAGLTRNIEDIQYKWTEYFEPYLPKSENVGVAENTDGAGVAAAAWQDGIPEEYKETLDISDERLEQEFMAMLAVSKEHAPDLEDKKKLMDALKKSMDRIQKTIEKRGFDMAVFAGAGELYPTSEDNLREMDDELARLTLIEASLMQQQKADQKAYSKLEGSIEYAIENINRTYGDGSYVREEISAADADTAIANGDAVLADMNRIFKEAEKAYSDYYKQYGFMVDLYKDVKRIVDTNDIDVSGGNVLDEDMDTLRQLFETSLMKYDRSMKALDRAKNEIMRFKGQTADTLVEMGVFEMANTIRQDVQVPDTYSQAKELLANLLQIIEFIKLEKERVEKGIEDMVAIKENFENQCVQRCMDVKTELEKLPKLSRITVGDDVIKMVDLTIPYVKDEFVKQRMSDYIDDIVKGADAYEDERKRIKYIRDCLGLKKLFGVMVTDMNAIKLNLYKRERIKEQSRYLRYEEAVGSTGQSQGIYIQFLVAVINYIAGMYSLAPEESIQSKTIFIDNPFGAAKDIYIWEPIFAMLAANHVQLIVPARGATPAITGRFDVNYILGQQMVGGKQQTVVVDYTSKTDQEELEYQELSYEQATFDFI is encoded by the coding sequence TTGAGGAATACAGAGGACGGCTGTATCAGTTGCTTGGAGGTGAAGAAGAGGATGCCTAGTATCAACAGGATAAGGGTCAACAATGTAAAATATAACTTTGGTACACAGCAGTACGATGACTTCACCATGAGAATGTATGGCAAGAACACGCTGTATGATCTGGCAAATGGAGGAGGAAAGAGTATTCTCATGCTTCTGCTCCTTCAGAACCTGATACCGAACTGTACTCTGGATGAGAAGCAGCCTGTGGAGAAGCTTTTCCGTGCGGGCGGCGGCAACACAGTCATCCATTCGCTGATCGAGTGGAAGCTTGACGAGGCGGATATAAAGGAAGGCTACAGATACATGACCACCGGATTCTGTGCCAGAAAGGCAAAGGATACGGCGGATGCCGGGGAGGTACAGAAGGACACTGCATCCATAGAGTATTTTAATTACTGCATTTTCTACAGGGAATATAACAAGAATGACATAGTGAATCTTCCTTTGTCGGAGGGCAATGAGAGGATCACATTCAATGGTTTAAAGACGTATCTCAAGGATCTCGGACACAGGGATATGAGTCTGGAGGTCAGGGTATTTGACAAGAAGGGCGAGTACCAGAGATTTATAAGCGGCTATGGTCTCCATGAGAGCCACTGGGAGATCATACGTGGAATCAACAAGACAGAGGGGCACGTAAGAACGTATTTTGAGACAAATTACAGGACCACAAGGAAGGTCGTGGAGGATCTGCTCATAGAGGAGATCATAGAGAAGGCATTTGCCACAAAGACAGGACGAAACGGTGAGGAAGACACCATGGCAGAGACTCTTCTCGACATCAAGGACAAGCTGAACGTTCTGGCACAGAGAAAGCGTGACATAGCCAACTATGACCACCAGATAGAATTGATAAATGTGCTCGAGGGCAAGGTGAACTCATGTATAGGTCTCTACGAGGACAACGACAGGATATGTAAGGGCCTGGCCGATGTATATGCCACAGGAAGGGCGTGTACACAGGAGGGCGACACACATATGGAGGAGCTGGCGAAGGCAAAGGCTGACGCCGGGGAGCAGATGGAACAGCAGAACAAGCGTCTGGCAAATCTCAGGGTCACCAGGGATTATCTGCGTCTTGAGGACATGAACCGCAAGATGGATGACACTGCCACGCAGATAGAGGACAACGAGAAGAAGCTTGCGGAGCTGAAAAACCAGATCGGCTACAAGGAGAGTGTAAATGACTACCTTGTATACAGGGAGAACAAGCGACAGTACGATGAGAACAGACTGATAGTCGACAATATAAGAAATAACATCGGATCATCCAGTGAGAAGATGGCGGTGTATGCATACAACAGACGCATCCGTGATGAGAAGAAGCTTGCAGAGCTCATGGCGGCAAGGGAAGAGGCCCAGACCAGCTATGACCATGCACTTGAGGAGGCGGAGTACTGCAGAAAGGTCATGAGGGAGGGCGAGATCGCCCAGGCGGTGGCGGAGAACAATATCGCTGATGCCACAGCCAAGATTGATGAGATAAGTGCCCGCATAAGTGAGCTGGCTGCATCGGTCAACCTGCTCGTAGTGGGTGATGTGAAGGATATGATGAACAAGGCTCAGGAGGAGTCTGACAGGATACTTGCTGAGATGACAGAGTTGGAGATAGCCATAGCAGATGGCAGGACAAAGCTGTACGATGACAGATACAGACTGACGACTGTGCAGGCCGAGTATGATGCGCTGGAGAGAAGCTGCGAGGATGCAAGGCTTGACGCCGAGGCGTACAGGCAGTCGGGAAGCCAGCTCGACAGCATCATGGCAGTATACTCTGTGGAGAATCTACAGGATATAACAGGTGTTATAAATGACAGGATAAGGGGTACCATAACAGAGACGATAAAGCGTCAGCAGGAGATCGACAGACTGACAAAGCTTGCGAAATGCTATGAGGATGGCAGACCATTTCCGCCGTCGGAGGGTGCTGAGACTGTGATAAACTACATCTCCACCAGACATGGGCTCATGGCCATGCATGGTGCGGATTATCTGTCGGCACTCCCGGGTGATACAAAGGAGGAGCTGCTTCAGGCAAATCCATACCTACCGTACAGTGTTGTGACAAAGGGATTTGATAGTCTGGAGGACGATATAAATCTCGGTTCGATAGACACCGGCAGCGAATGTGTAATGGTGTACGATATGGATAAGCTTTCAGACTCAGCGATAGTTCCCGCCGAGAACATGCTTATCATAGGAAGAGACAGGAAATATTTCATGTCTAAGGACTCCATAGAGGATGCCAGAAAGGCAAATGCTGATAAGATAGCAGGTCTCACGGAGGAGATCAGTCTGATAAATGAGAAGCTTGCGACTTATCAGGAGGATCTTGCATTTGTCACAAGGCTTGTGGATGCGAGATATACAGGTGCCGAGGACAGGGAGAGAGAGCTGAACCAGGCACTGCTCGATAAGAAGGATGAGCTTGAGGAGCTTAAGACATCGATCAAGGTTACAGAGACGGAGCTTAAGAATAACACCGAGAGATATGGAGACCTGCAGCAGAGTCAGCAGAAGGAATCTGACAGAAGACAGACATTTGTCATGATAGAGCAGCTGTCGGATCTTGCAAGACCGGAGGAGCAGAGACTTGCCGAGTATAAGCAGAGGAAATCTGACCTTGTGGCAAAGCTGTTAGGACTTCAGAGCGATGTGCTGAAGTGGTCGACGACGGTTGGAGAGACTGAGGCAAAGCTTGCGGGGCTTACAAGGAATATAGAGGATATCCAGTACAAGTGGACGGAGTATTTCGAACCGTATCTGCCGAAGTCTGAGAATGTGGGAGTTGCTGAAAATACAGATGGTGCAGGCGTGGCTGCTGCGGCATGGCAGGACGGAATACCAGAGGAATACAAGGAGACCTTGGACATTTCAGATGAACGGCTTGAACAGGAATTTATGGCTATGCTGGCGGTTTCAAAGGAGCATGCGCCGGATCTTGAGGACAAGAAGAAGCTCATGGATGCGCTGAAGAAGTCAATGGACAGAATACAGAAGACCATAGAGAAGAGAGGCTTTGACATGGCAGTATTTGCCGGGGCAGGAGAGCTCTATCCGACGTCTGAGGACAATCTCAGGGAGATGGACGATGAGCTGGCAAGGCTCACGTTGATAGAGGCGTCGCTGATGCAGCAGCAGAAGGCTGACCAGAAGGCGTATAGCAAGCTTGAGGGAAGCATAGAGTATGCGATAGAGAACATCAACCGCACATACGGCGATGGCAGCTATGTACGTGAGGAGATATCTGCAGCCGATGCAGATACAGCCATAGCCAATGGAGATGCGGTGCTTGCGGATATGAACCGCATATTCAAAGAAGCTGAGAAGGCGTACAGCGATTACTATAAGCAGTATGGTTTCATGGTGGATCTGTACAAGGATGTAAAGAGAATAGTCGATACAAATGACATAGATGTGTCCGGTGGAAATGTACTGGATGAAGACATGGATACCCTCAGACAGTTATTTGAGACAAGTCTTATGAAGTACGACAGGAGCATGAAGGCTCTTGACCGCGCAAAGAATGAAATCATGAGATTCAAGGGACAGACGGCGGATACACTAGTGGAGATGGGTGTATTCGAGATGGCCAATACGATCAGACAGGATGTGCAGGTTCCGGATACCTACAGTCAGGCAAAGGAACTTCTGGCAAATCTTCTTCAGATTATTGAGTTCATCAAGCTAGAGAAGGAGCGCGTCGAGAAGGGCATTGAGGATATGGTTGCCATAAAGGAGAACTTCGAGAATCAGTGTGTACAGAGATGTATGGATGTCAAGACTGAGCTTGAGAAGCTTCCAAAGCTGTCACGCATCACGGTGGGCGATGATGTGATCAAGATGGTCGATCTCACCATACCTTATGTGAAGGATGAATTTGTAAAGCAGAGAATGTCTGATTATATAGATGACATAGTGAAAGGCGCGGATGCCTACGAGGATGAGAGAAAGAGGATCAAGTACATCCGTGACTGCCTCGGACTCAAGAAGCTGTTCGGCGTCATGGTCACAGATATGAACGCCATAAAGCTTAACCTCTACAAGAGGGAGAGAATAAAGGAACAGAGCCGTTATCTCAGATATGAGGAGGCTGTTGGAAGTACGGGACAGTCTCAGGGAATCTACATTCAGTTTCTGGTTGCTGTCATCAACTACATTGCCGGAATGTACAGTCTGGCACCTGAGGAGTCGATACAGTCCAAGACTATATTTATCGATAACCCATTTGGTGCTGCAAAAGATATATATATTTGGGAGCCTATATTTGCCATGCTGGCAGCTAATCATGTGCAGCTCATCGTACCTGCCCGTGGCGCGACACCGGCCATCACCGGACGCTTTGACGTGAACTATATCCTGGGACAGCAGATGGTGGGCGGAAAGCAGCAGACAGTCGTTGTGGACTACACAAGCAAGACAGATCAGGAGGAGCTGGAATATCAGGAACTTTCCTATGAGCAGGCAACCTTCGACTTCATCTAG
- a CDS encoding DUF6063 family protein, whose protein sequence is MESKNLDKAIEIYSKLISGEEICKKHPDNGPLYDEFYGNAEVYDIVMNMMKKMNLSLYEYNDSLYITAGEGNRVFGYTNDDMKKLLGLRLNKELYLCYFIMYMTLLYFYKDSSSYQFREYVKSENIIDETSKYLADITKKLDVLSTDEVEQDSFKAIALLWDELPAVTGNQEGDSARASKASRAGYVKLVFNFMSAQRLFVENADRYYPTDRMKALSENYFEEYRGRLYQLLGGEEEDA, encoded by the coding sequence ATGGAAAGTAAGAATCTGGACAAGGCGATAGAGATATATTCCAAGTTAATATCAGGTGAGGAGATCTGTAAGAAGCATCCCGACAATGGCCCGCTGTACGATGAGTTCTACGGCAATGCCGAGGTGTACGATATTGTCATGAATATGATGAAGAAGATGAACCTGTCACTGTACGAGTACAATGACAGCCTGTATATAACAGCCGGTGAGGGCAACCGGGTATTTGGCTATACAAATGACGACATGAAGAAGCTTCTGGGACTTCGTCTGAACAAGGAGCTCTATCTGTGTTACTTCATTATGTATATGACACTTCTCTATTTTTACAAGGATTCATCCAGCTATCAGTTCAGGGAGTATGTGAAGTCAGAGAACATTATAGATGAGACAAGCAAATATCTTGCGGACATAACGAAGAAGCTTGATGTTCTGTCAACTGATGAGGTGGAGCAGGACAGCTTCAAGGCGATAGCGCTTCTGTGGGATGAACTCCCGGCGGTGACGGGCAATCAGGAGGGCGACAGCGCCAGGGCGTCCAAGGCATCCCGGGCGGGTTATGTGAAGCTGGTGTTCAACTTCATGTCGGCCCAGCGGTTATTTGTGGAGAATGCGGACAGGTACTATCCGACAGACAGGATGAAGGCTTTGTCGGAGAACTATTTTGAGGAATACAGAGGACGGCTGTATCAGTTGCTTGGAGGTGAAGAAGAGGATGCCTAG
- a CDS encoding rhomboid family intramembrane serine protease, which yields MEDNRCEYGFGGDGQSYEDSNYMYKDQDTAYVIRPEQMGGGEFQQPQMKRMIPIVTITLILANVIAGIMCIGVDNYSRTGGLNYEYVKLNKEYGRLLSSMFLHSGFDHLVGNMFALFMFGSTVEKKLGSLRMTIIYFVSGIVSGLISMNLSHVMDPSRMHFSIGASGAVFGVMCAAVFLSVMGSKKASRRDMTIAIVLVVIYAIYTYEENIDIYAHIGGAVVGGILAFALNVRKWERFRENKFFKVLAIMLTVILSIAGIGEAGIGKAAADLPDKRIDFIKEQTVFENDDTTYGEGLDLFCTDEHWSTFISTDGDDIVEFDGNAEYKGAQVTVLIQFRIVGDCDDYKLGYFGINDQGQDSRGAADFMEAVCERAGQQ from the coding sequence ATGGAAGATAACAGATGCGAATATGGATTTGGAGGAGACGGTCAAAGCTATGAAGACAGTAACTATATGTATAAAGATCAGGACACAGCGTACGTGATCCGCCCGGAGCAGATGGGTGGCGGGGAATTTCAGCAGCCGCAGATGAAGAGAATGATCCCCATCGTTACGATCACGTTGATATTGGCAAATGTTATAGCCGGAATCATGTGCATCGGTGTTGACAACTATTCGAGGACGGGCGGACTCAACTATGAGTACGTCAAACTCAATAAAGAATATGGAAGACTTCTTTCATCAATGTTTCTTCATTCGGGATTTGATCATTTGGTTGGAAATATGTTTGCGCTGTTCATGTTCGGTTCGACGGTGGAAAAGAAGCTGGGTTCCCTTCGTATGACCATCATATACTTTGTCTCAGGAATTGTATCAGGACTTATATCCATGAACCTGTCACACGTAATGGATCCGAGCAGAATGCATTTTTCAATAGGCGCTTCAGGGGCAGTGTTTGGAGTTATGTGCGCAGCTGTTTTTCTGTCCGTAATGGGAAGCAAAAAGGCAAGCAGAAGGGATATGACCATAGCCATAGTGCTTGTTGTGATATATGCCATATACACATATGAGGAAAATATTGACATATATGCGCATATAGGCGGAGCTGTTGTGGGTGGAATATTGGCATTTGCACTTAATGTGAGAAAATGGGAGAGATTCAGGGAGAACAAGTTCTTCAAGGTGCTGGCAATAATGTTGACGGTAATATTGAGTATTGCAGGAATTGGTGAGGCTGGCATCGGAAAGGCCGCAGCGGATCTTCCGGATAAGAGGATAGACTTTATCAAGGAACAGACGGTTTTTGAGAATGATGACACTACATATGGAGAAGGTCTTGACCTGTTTTGTACTGATGAACACTGGTCGACATTTATTTCAACAGATGGAGACGATATTGTAGAGTTTGATGGAAATGCAGAATATAAAGGGGCGCAGGTGACGGTTCTGATCCAGTTCAGGATAGTTGGTGATTGTGATGACTACAAGCTGGGGTATTTTGGAATAAATGATCAGGGACAGGATAGCAGAGGTGCTGCTGATTTTATGGAAGCTGTCTGTGAAAGGGCAGGACAGCAATAA
- a CDS encoding iron-containing alcohol dehydrogenase family protein — translation MAGSHIAIPTILKIGKGTLNNLGKYIAGAGMKNAVIYFGNGLIDMFGQQVMDSLKEENVTVVEYRELDSTNIEDIIRLAFDIDAKAQVIVGIGGGKVIDVAKYAAYLRKLPFISIPTSASSDGFSSASASLMVNGRRTSVPARMAYGIIADTEIIKSAPERFLYSGIGDMVSKITSLYDWLFESELGYSEMNDFAVMIAKKAVNSFVRTPFETIKDDLFLKELLDSLAMSGVANEIAGGSTPTSGSEHLISHALDKMLEQPQLHGIQVGIATYIMAVVQDHRYVRVNAIFEKTGFWDYVATLDLKREDFAKAIDMAPQIKPHRHTYLHEEKYRELAKKVLYEDEVLKRVFD, via the coding sequence ATGGCAGGAAGTCATATAGCAATACCTACAATACTAAAGATAGGAAAGGGAACCTTGAACAATTTGGGAAAATATATAGCGGGCGCTGGGATGAAGAATGCGGTTATATATTTTGGAAACGGACTCATTGATATGTTCGGGCAGCAGGTTATGGACTCACTCAAGGAGGAGAATGTGACTGTAGTGGAATACAGAGAGCTGGATTCTACCAATATAGAGGACATAATAAGACTTGCATTTGACATAGATGCAAAGGCTCAGGTGATAGTGGGCATCGGCGGCGGAAAGGTTATCGATGTGGCAAAGTATGCGGCGTACCTCAGAAAGCTTCCATTTATAAGTATTCCGACATCGGCATCTTCGGATGGATTTTCAAGCGCCAGCGCGTCACTCATGGTAAATGGCCGTCGTACATCGGTGCCAGCCAGAATGGCATACGGAATAATAGCGGACACGGAGATCATCAAATCAGCTCCGGAGAGATTCCTCTATTCAGGAATCGGCGACATGGTTTCCAAGATCACATCGCTATACGACTGGCTCTTTGAGTCCGAGCTTGGCTACTCAGAGATGAACGATTTTGCCGTCATGATAGCAAAGAAGGCGGTGAACAGTTTCGTCAGAACTCCATTTGAGACGATAAAGGATGATCTGTTCCTGAAAGAGCTTCTCGATTCACTTGCCATGAGCGGTGTTGCAAATGAGATAGCAGGCGGAAGCACACCTACATCAGGAAGTGAGCATCTGATATCACATGCTCTGGATAAGATGCTTGAGCAGCCTCAGCTTCACGGAATACAGGTTGGAATCGCTACCTATATAATGGCGGTCGTACAGGATCACAGATATGTCAGGGTAAATGCTATATTTGAGAAGACAGGTTTCTGGGATTATGTAGCCACACTTGACCTGAAGAGGGAGGACTTTGCGAAGGCGATAGATATGGCACCGCAGATCAAGCCACACAGACATACTTATCTTCACGAGGAGAAGTACAGGGAGCTTGCCAAGAAGGTACTCTATGAGGACGAGGTGCTTAAGAGGGTATTTGATTGA